CATCGCCGAGATGGGTGACGGCCCGCTGGTGCTGCTCCTGCACGGCTTCCCGCAGTTCTGGTGGACCTGGCGCCACCAGCTGCCGGCCCTCGCCGACGCGGGGTTCCGGGCCGTCGCGATGGACCTGCGCGGGGTGGGCGGCAGCGACCGCACGCCCCGGGGTTACGACCCCGCCAACCTGGCCCTCGACATCACCGGGGTCATCCGCTCCCTCGGCGAGCCCGACGCGGCGCTCGTCGGCCACGACCTGGGCGGCTACCTCGCCTGGACGGCGGCCGTGATGCGGCCCAAGCTGGTGCGCCGCCTCGCCGTCTCCTCGATGCCGCACCCGCGCCGCTGGCGCTCGGCGATGCTCTCCGACTTCGCCCAGTCGCGGGCCGGGTCGCACATCTGGGGCTTCCAGCAGCCGTGGCTGCCGGAGCGCCGGCTCGTCGCGGACGACGCGGCGCTCGTGGGAGAGCTGATCCAGGAGTGGTCGGGGCCGCGCCCCGCCGACGAGGAGGCCGTCGAGGTGTACCGGCGGGCGATGCTGGTCCCGTCGACGGCGCACTGCTCGATCGAGCCGTACCGCTGGATGGTGCGGTCCCTGGCCCGCCCGGACGGCATCCAGTTCAACCGGCGCATGAAGCGGCCCGTACGGGTGCCGACGCTGCACCTGCACGGCTCCATGGACCCGGTGATGCGGACCCGCAGCGCGGCCGGTTCGGGCGAGTACGTGGAGGCGCCGTACCGCTGGCGGCTCTTCGACGGCCTCGGTCACTTCCCGCACGAGGAGGACCCGGTGGCCTTCTCCACGGAGCTCGTCAACTGGCTGAAGGACCCCGAGCCCGACCGCTGACGTGACGCCTGACGTGCCATCGGAACAGGCGCCCGGTCAGGCTTCTGACGTACAGACATCCATCGAACGGCCATGTGCCCGGCGCATACTCCAATTGGCGGGCCCCCGGGCGGTTACCGACCTTGGGCCACGGGCAGACGTCGAGGTATGGGCTGGACGCACGACTACAGTGACACAGCACGCAACCGCCGCTCGGCCGCTGGGCCGGGCTCCCGGGAGAGGGGCGGCCCGCAGGACCAGGGCCGCGCGCACGCCGTGCAAGGGGTGGGGATCTCGCGCATCCTGCGCCGCCGGGCCCGCTGGGTCTCGGCCCGGCTCAGGCATCCACGCGACACCCCCTAGCGGGGCACAGGACAGCGGAGCACGGGACATCGGAGCGCAGGGCAGCAGAGCACAGGACTGCTGTGAGCGGCCGGCCGGCTACAGCGCGCAGGCCTGGGTGTCGACCTGCTGGGTGGCGGTCCTGCCGCGCTCGATGTCCTCGCGGATCTCGTCGACCGTCAGCGCGTAGCCGGTGTTCACGTCGTCGAGGGAGCGGGCGAAGATCACGCCGGACACCTCGCCGTCCTCGGTGAGGAGCGGGCCGCCGGAGTTGCCCTGGCGGACCGTCGCGTACAGCGAGTACACGTCCCTGCGCACCTCGTCGCGCTGGTAGATGTCGGGGCCCTTGGCGCTGATACGGCCCCTGACGCGCGCCGACCGCACGTCGTACGAGCCGTTCTCCGGGAATCCGGCGATGATCGCGCCGTCCCCGCTGTGGGCGTCCTCGTCGGTGAAGTTCAGGGGCGCGGCCTTGAGGCCCGGCACGTCCAGGACGGCGATGTCGCGCTGCCAGTCGTAGAGGACGACCTTGGCGTCGTAGAGCTTGCCCTCGCCGCCTATCTGGACGGTCGGTTCGTCGACCCCTCCGACGACATGGGCGTTGGTCATGATCCGGCGGTCGTCGAAGACGAAGCCGGTGCCTTCGAGGACCTTGCCGCAGCTCTGCGCGGTGCCGACGACCTTCACGATGGAGCGCTGGGCGCGGGCGGCGACGGGGCTGTCGGCGAGCGCCGGATCGGGCGGTGTGACCTGGGTGATCGGCTCGTTGGTGAAGGGGCTGAAGACCGGCGGGAAGCCGCTGCGGGCCAGCGTGGAGCTGAAGTCGTCGAACCAGCGGGACGCCTGATCGGGCATCACCTGCTCCACCCCGAGCAGGACCTTGGAGTTGCGCACCTCCTTGCCCAGCGTGGGCAGCGAGGTACGGGCGAGCGCGGAGCCGATGAGCCAGGCCACGAGCAGCATCGCGACGACGTTGACCAGCGCGCCGCCGGTGGCGTCCAGGGCGCGCACCGGTGACCACGTGATGTGCCGGCGCAGCTTGTTGCCGAGGTGGGTGGTGAACGCCTGGCCCACGGAGGCGCAGACGATGACCACCATCACGAAGACGATCGTCGCCGTGGTCGAGACCTCGCTGTTGTCGGTCAGCTGGTCCCAGAGGATCGGGAGCAGCAGAACGGCGACGAGACCGCCGCCGAGGAACCCGACCACCGACAGGATGCCGACCACGAATCCCTGGCGATAACCGATGACGGCGAACCACACGGCGGCGAGCAGCAACAAGATGTCCAGCACGTTCACCGTCGATAGCCTCGCAAATTCGTTTCGGTCGCCGAGGTCAGCCTGTCATGAGCGCCAGTCGAGTGGGACCTGCTTGGCCCGGTCCCAGGGGCGCTCCCAGCCGGCGTAATGCAGTAGCCGGTCGATCACTCCGGCGGTAAAACCCCAGACCAGCGCGGACTGGACCAGGAACGCGGGGCCCTGGTGGCCGCTCGGGTGGACGGTCGTCGCGCGGTTGGCGGGATCCGTGAGATCCGCCACGGGAACCGTGAAGACGCGGGCGGTCTCGCCGGGGTCGACGGCTCCCACGGGGCTCGGGGCCCGCCACCAGCCGAGGACCGGGGTGACGACGAAGCCGCTGACGGGGATGTAGAGCTGCGGCAGTACGCCGAACACCTGGACGCCCGCCGGGTCGAGCCCGGTCTCCTCCTGGGCCTCTCGCAGGGCGGCGCGCACCAGACCGCCGTCCTCCGGAGCGCCGTCCTCCGGGTCGAGGGCACCGCCCGGGAAGGAGGGCTGCCCGGCGTGCGACCGGAGGCTGCCGGCGCGCTCCATGAGCAGCAGCTCGGGTCCGCGGTCGCCCTCGCCGAAGAGGACGAGGACGGCGGACTGACGGCCGGCCCCGCTCGCGGGCGGCAGGAACCGGCTCAGCTGCTCGGGCGCGACCGTGCGGGCGGCCCGGTCGACGGGTTCGAGCCAGGACGGCAGCCCGGCCCGGTCGAGCAGACCACCGGTACCGGGGCCGTGGCCGGGGTTACGGCCGGTGCCGGAGCCGGGGCTACGGCCGTGGCCAGGGCTGCGACCGTGGCCGGCATCGTGGATGTCTTCGTCAGTGCGCGTCATAGGCACCCCGTGTTTCACAACGCGATCGATGGACGGGTTCGTTCCCCGCAGCTCGGTCCGGAAGCTCGGGCTCGGGCTCGGGCTCGGACTCGGACTCGGGCTCGGGCTCAGGCTCGGGCTCCGCCGCTCGCGCCCAGCGGGGGCGCGGGGCGGCCCGGGTAGCCGGGCGGCGGGTCGAGCCGCTGGCCGGGGAATCCGCCCATCTCGTACTTCAGCAGCTTCCGCGCCTTCTCCGGGTCCGTCTCGCCCTCGCCGTACGAGGGGCAGAGGTGGGTGATCGGGCAGGCGCCGCAGGCGGGCTTGCGGGCGTGGCAGATCCGGCGGCCGTGGAAGATCACCCGGTGCGAGAGCATGGTCCACTCGCTCTTCGGGAAGATCTCGGCGATCTCCGCCTCGATCTTGACCGGGTCCTCCTGCTCGGTCCACTTCCAGCGCCGGACCAGGCGCATGAAGTGGGTGTCGACGGTGATGCCGGGGACCCCGAAGGCGTTGCCGAGGACGACGAACGCGGTCTTGCGGCCGACGCCGGGGAGCTTGACCAGGTCCTCCAGGCGGCCGGGGACCTCGCCGCCGAAGTCGTCCCTGAGGGAGGCGGCGAGGCCCATGATCGACTTGGTCTTGGCCCGGAAGAAGCCGGTCGGGCGGATCAGCTCCTCGACCTCCTCCGGTACGGCGGCGGCGAGGTCCTCGGGCGTGGGGTACTTCGCGAAGAGGGCGGGGGTGGTCTGGTTGACCCGCAGGTCGGTGGTCTGCGCGGAGAGGACCGTGGCGACGAGCAGCTCGAAGGGGTTCCGGAAGTCGAGCTCCGGATGGGCGTACGGGAAGACCTCGGCCAGCTCGCGGTTGATCTTCCGCGCCCGCCGGATCATGGCGAGCCGCGACTCGGGCTTGGCGGCCTTCACCACCGTCACGGAGGCGGCCGACTTCGCGACCTTCGCGGGCGCCATCGACTTCGCCGATTTCACGGCCTTCGCGGGCGGCGCGGCCTTCGCGGCCTTCGCCGGCTTCACAGCCTTCGCCGGAGCGGCCGCCTCGCCGTCGACCCTGCCCGTCTTGGCGGTTTTGACCGGCTCCACGACCCCCGCAATCTTCCGAATTGGGGCTTTTGCCCGCTTCGACACGCCGTGTTCGCCCACGGCGGAATTACCTTCGGCTGACACTCTTCCAGCCCCCTTGGCCTGCGCTCTCACCGGCGAGTTGGACACCCGGCCAGCCTAGGGGCCACTGCTGACATCCGCCTTGGGCATGGCCGATCGGACCCCAATCGGGCCCCTGCCGTACGGACCGGTAGCCAAGTGCGTCAAACTTGTTGTGATTGATCGCACTGTTTTGTGCGTCCGGCATCATGGGACCCAGGTCCTTTGAGCAGGTCGACAGTATGGAGAGAACTCGTGGACGACGTTCTGCGGCGCGCCCCGCTCTTCGCGGCGCTCGATGACGAGCAGGCCGCCGAGCTGCGCGCCTCGATGAGTGAGGCGACGCTCGCCCGTGGCGACGCGCTGTTCCACGAGGGCGATCCCGGTGACCGCCTGTACGTGGTCACCGAGGGCAAGGTGAAGCTGCACCGCACCTCCCCCGACGGCCGCGAGAACATGCTGGCGGTCCTCGGCCCCGGCGAGCTCATCGGTGAGCTGTCCCTCTTCGACCCGGGCCCGCGCACCGCGACCGCGACGGCGCTGACCGAGGTCAAGCTGCTCGGTCTGGGCCACGGCGACCTCCAGCCCTGGCTGAACGCCCGCCCCGAGGTGGCCACCGCGCTGCTCCGCGCGGTCGCCCGCCGGCTGCGCAAGACCAACGACCAGATGTCCGACCTGGTCTTCTCCGACGTGCCGGGCCGTGTCGCCCGTGCGCTCCTCGACCTGTCGCGCCGCTTCGGCGTGCAGTCGGAGGAGGGCATCCACGTCGTCCACGACCTCACCCAGGAGGAGCTGGCCCAGCTGGTCGGCGCCTCCCGCGAGACGGTCAACAAGGCGCTCGCCGACTTCGCCCAGCGCGGCTGGCTGCGCCTGGAGGCCCGCGCCGTGATCCTGCTGGACGTGGAGCGCCTCGCGAAGCGCTCGCGGTAAGCACCCTCGTACGCGAAAGGCCGCCCCGGTCGTCGGACCGGGGCGGCCTTTCCGTACGTCAGGGTGCGGTCAGCGCTTCGAGCCGTCCACGATCACCGGGGCCGAGCCACCGTTCCCGCAGGGCACGGTGTAGATCGCGTTCTTGGCCGCGGCCTCCTTGAACGCGTCGATGCACTGGTTCATGAGGACCTTGTCCGTCAGCGAGTTGTTGAGGATCTTGTTGGCGCGGGCGATGCCCTCCGCCTCGATCCGGCGCCGGTCGGACTCGGCCTGGGCGGTACGGGCGGCCTCAAGGGCGCGCTCGGTGGCCTGCTGCTGCTGGATCTTGCGGTCGATCTGGCCCTGGAGCGAGTCCGAGGGCTTCACGTTGCGCAGGTTCACCGTGGTCACGTCGATGCCTCGCGGGACAAGGCGCTCCTTGATCAGGGAGCCGATCTCGGCGTTGATCTTCTCGCGGTCGGAGGCGTACCCCTGCTCGCTCGTGTAGCGGGCGAAGACGTTGCGGACGATCTCCCGGCTGTCCGGGTAGACGAGCCGCTGCTGGATGGCGTCCTCGCTGCCCGCGAGCTTGTACAGCTCGACGGACTTGGACGGGACGACGGCCCACTTCACCGTCACCTCGGCGTACATCACGCCGCCCTGCGAGGAGCGGACCTCGACCACGTCCTTGTCGGAGAGGTTGAGGTCGACGGGGCGGGTGGAGAAGGTCGTGACGTCGGTGAACGGCGACTTCACGTGCATGCCCGAGGTCATGGGCGAGCCGACCTTGCCGAAGGCGACCGGAACACCGACCTCGTACGCGCTGATCACGTAGGTCATGCTGACGGCCAGCGAGAAGAGGCCGGCGACCACCGCGCCGACGGCGCCGAGCTTCAGCCCCGTCGAGTCCTGCGAGCGGGCGACGAAGAAGAGCACCACTGCGGCGATGAGCAGCAGAATGGCGATGACGAACACGGGCGATCCCCCCGAAAGCTACGGCCAGAAGTAAGCGGAGCGTAAAGCACGGGTCAAGGACATCGAAGGGTCGGGGTCGGCCTCGGGACAGGATCGTGACGTCCCCGGAACCAGCTCCGCCCCGTACTGCCCCGCCCTGCCCCGCCTGCCCCGCCTGCCCCGCCTGTCCCGAGCCGTCTACGCCAGGCCGCCCAGACCGCCCCGCCTACGCCAGGCCGCGCTCCCGCAGGTACTCGAGCTGCGCCCGTACGGACAGCTCGGCCGCCGGCCACAGCGAGCGGTCCACGTCCGCGTACACGTGCGCGACGACCTCCGCCGCCGTCCGGTGGCCGCTCTCGACCGCCGACTCCACCTGGGCGAGCCTGTTCGCCCGGTGTGCCAGATAGAACTCCACGGCCCCCTGAGCGTCCTCCAGGACCGGCCCGTGCCCCGGCAGGACCGTGTGCACGCCGTCGTCGACGGTGAGCGAGCGCAGCCGCCGCAGCGAGTCCAGGTAGTCGCCGAGCCGCCCGTCCGGATGCGCGACCATCGTCGTCCCGCGGCCCAGGATCGTGTCGCCCGTCAGCACCGCCCGGTCGGCGGGCAGATGGAAGGAGAGCGAGTCCGAGGTGTGCCCGGGCGTCGGGACGACCCGCAGCTCCAGGCCGCCGACCGACACCACCTCCCCCGCGCCGAGCCCCTCGTCGCCGAGCCGCAGCGCCGGGTCGAGGGACCGGACGGCGGTCCGGGTCAGCTCGGCGAACCGGCCTGCGCCCTCCGCGTGGTCCGGGTGGCCGTGGGTCAGCAGGGTGAGCGCGACCCGCTTGCCGAGCTTCTCGGCGGTCTCGACGACATGGCGCAGATGGCCCTCGTCGAGCGGGCCCGGGTCGACGACGACGGCGAGGTCGGAGCCGGGCTCGGACAGGAGCCAGGTGTTGGTGCCGTCGAGGGTCATCGCGGACGCGTTCGGGGCCAGGACGTTCACGGCGCGGGCGGTCGCCGGGCCGGAGACCACGAGCCCGCGCGGCTGCCCGGGCAGGGCGGCGGCGTCGCTCATCACGCGCCCCCGGCCGGGATGATCTTGGTGAACTCCTCGTGCCCCGGCCAGCTCAGGACCAGCTCGTCACCCTCCAGGCGCGCCTGCGCGAGCACGGGGGTCATGTCCTGGGCCCCGGCCGCCTCCAGCGCCTCGGCGGCCGTGCCGTACGGCTCCAGGGCCCGCAGGGTCGAGATCGTCGGCGGCATCATCGTCAGCTCGCCCCGGTCGTACCCGGCCGCGGCATCCGCCGGGCGGATCCAGACCGTACGGTCCGCCTCCGTGGAGGCGTTCCGGGTGCGCTGCCCGGCCGGGAGGGCGGCCACGAAGAACCACGTGTCGTACCGCCGCTGCTCGAACTCCGGGGTGATCCAGCGCGCCCACGCGCCGAGCAGGTCCGAGCGCAGGACGAGCCCGCGCCGGTCGAGGAAGTCGGCGAAGGACAGCTCCCGGGCGACGAGCGCCTCCCGGTCCCGCTCCCAGTCCTCGCCCGTGGTGTCGCCGACCACGGTCTCCGCGGTCTCCCCGGCGAGCAGGACGCCCGCCTCCTCGTACGTCTCGCGTACGGCGGCGCAGACGACGGCCTGGGCCTGGGCGGCGTCACCCTCGTCGAACCCGAGGCGCGCGGCCCACACGGCGAGGGAGGGCCCGGCCCAGCGCACCGGCTGCTCGTCACGCGGGTCGACCCCACCACCGGGGTAGGCGTACGCGCCGCCCGCGAAGGCCATCGAGGCGCGACGGCGCAGCATGTGGACGTCGGGGCCCGCGGCCCCGTCCCGCAGGAGGAGGACGGTGGCGGCGCGGCGGGGGCTCACCGGGGTGAGCTCGCCCGCGGCGAGGGCCCGGATGCGGTCGGGCCATTCCGGCGGGTACCACTGACCGTTCGGCTGAGCATTCGACATGGGCGGATGCTATGCGCAAGCACCGAAATGCACGAGGGCCGGTCGGCGCGACGGCACGACGACGGGCGCGACGGCACGGCGCCACAGCGGCCGACGCGACAGCGGCCGACGCGACGGGCCCGACGCCATGACGGCGACCGCGACAGCCCGACGCCACGACAGCGAGCACAGCGCCCCCACGCCACGGCAGCGGCCGACGCACGAGAGCCGGCCCCCTCGCCCTGAGGGGACCGGCTCTTCACGGAATGACGGGAGGTCAGGCCTCGACGAGCTCCACCTGGACCTCGACCTCGACCGGCGCGTCGAGCGGCAGCACGGCCACGCCGACGGCGCTGCGCGCGTGCACGCCCTTGTCCCCGAGGACCGCGCCGAGCAGCTCGCTGGCGCCGTTGATGACACCCGGCTGCCCGGTGAAGTCGGAGGCGGAGGCGACGAAGCCGACGACCTTCACGACCCGCTTGATCCGGTCCAGGTCACCCGCGACCGACTTCACGGCCGCGAGCGCGTTCAGCGCGCAGGTGGCCGCGAGCTGCTTGGCCTCCTCGGCGGTGACCTCGTCGCCGACCTTGCCGGTCACCGAGAGCTTGCCCGCGACCATCGGAAGCTGGCCCGAGGTGTAGACGTACACGCCCGACTGCACGGCCGGCTGGTAGGCGGCCAGCGGCGGCACGACCTCCGGCAGGGTCAGTCCGAGCTCGGCGAGCCTCGCCTCGACGGCCCCGCTCACGACTTGGCCCGCTTCAGGTAGGCCACGAGCTGCTCGGGGTTGTTCGGCCCGGGCACGACCTGGACGAGCTCCCAGCCGTCCTCGCCCCAGGTGTCCAGAATCTGCTTCGTCGCGTGCACCAGAAGCGGCACGGTGACGTACTCCCACTTGGTCATGGAGCCGACTGTATCCGCTGCCGCGGGGCGGCCTCTTGATTGGGCGCCGCCGCCAGTGGTTAGGCTCGACAGCGTGAGCAGGCTCCAGGTCGTCAGCGGCAAGGGCGGTACCGGTAAGACGACGGTCGCCGCCGCCCTCGCGCTCGCCCTCGCGACGGAGGGGAAACGTACCCTCCTCGTCGAGGTCGAAGGCAGACAGGGCATCGCACAGCTCTTCGAGACGGAGTCGCTTCCGTACGAGGAACGCAAGATCGCCGTCGCCCCGGGCGGCGGCGAGGTGTACGCGCTGGCGATCGACGCCGAGCGCGCGCTCCTCGACTACCTCCAGATGTTCTACAAACTGGGCAGCGCGGGGCGGGCCCTGA
Above is a genomic segment from Streptomyces sp. NBC_00094 containing:
- a CDS encoding alpha/beta fold hydrolase encodes the protein MTLPESSNGNGGPVRLDGPWTHRDVAANGARFHIAEMGDGPLVLLLHGFPQFWWTWRHQLPALADAGFRAVAMDLRGVGGSDRTPRGYDPANLALDITGVIRSLGEPDAALVGHDLGGYLAWTAAVMRPKLVRRLAVSSMPHPRRWRSAMLSDFAQSRAGSHIWGFQQPWLPERRLVADDAALVGELIQEWSGPRPADEEAVEVYRRAMLVPSTAHCSIEPYRWMVRSLARPDGIQFNRRMKRPVRVPTLHLHGSMDPVMRTRSAAGSGEYVEAPYRWRLFDGLGHFPHEEDPVAFSTELVNWLKDPEPDR
- a CDS encoding MarP family serine protease; amino-acid sequence: MNVLDILLLLAAVWFAVIGYRQGFVVGILSVVGFLGGGLVAVLLLPILWDQLTDNSEVSTTATIVFVMVVIVCASVGQAFTTHLGNKLRRHITWSPVRALDATGGALVNVVAMLLVAWLIGSALARTSLPTLGKEVRNSKVLLGVEQVMPDQASRWFDDFSSTLARSGFPPVFSPFTNEPITQVTPPDPALADSPVAARAQRSIVKVVGTAQSCGKVLEGTGFVFDDRRIMTNAHVVGGVDEPTVQIGGEGKLYDAKVVLYDWQRDIAVLDVPGLKAAPLNFTDEDAHSGDGAIIAGFPENGSYDVRSARVRGRISAKGPDIYQRDEVRRDVYSLYATVRQGNSGGPLLTEDGEVSGVIFARSLDDVNTGYALTVDEIREDIERGRTATQQVDTQACAL
- a CDS encoding CoA pyrophosphatase codes for the protein MTRTDEDIHDAGHGRSPGHGRSPGSGTGRNPGHGPGTGGLLDRAGLPSWLEPVDRAARTVAPEQLSRFLPPASGAGRQSAVLVLFGEGDRGPELLLMERAGSLRSHAGQPSFPGGALDPEDGAPEDGGLVRAALREAQEETGLDPAGVQVFGVLPQLYIPVSGFVVTPVLGWWRAPSPVGAVDPGETARVFTVPVADLTDPANRATTVHPSGHQGPAFLVQSALVWGFTAGVIDRLLHYAGWERPWDRAKQVPLDWRS
- the nth gene encoding endonuclease III, which encodes MEPVKTAKTGRVDGEAAAPAKAVKPAKAAKAAPPAKAVKSAKSMAPAKVAKSAASVTVVKAAKPESRLAMIRRARKINRELAEVFPYAHPELDFRNPFELLVATVLSAQTTDLRVNQTTPALFAKYPTPEDLAAAVPEEVEELIRPTGFFRAKTKSIMGLAASLRDDFGGEVPGRLEDLVKLPGVGRKTAFVVLGNAFGVPGITVDTHFMRLVRRWKWTEQEDPVKIEAEIAEIFPKSEWTMLSHRVIFHGRRICHARKPACGACPITHLCPSYGEGETDPEKARKLLKYEMGGFPGQRLDPPPGYPGRPAPPLGASGGARA
- a CDS encoding Crp/Fnr family transcriptional regulator; translation: MDDVLRRAPLFAALDDEQAAELRASMSEATLARGDALFHEGDPGDRLYVVTEGKVKLHRTSPDGRENMLAVLGPGELIGELSLFDPGPRTATATALTEVKLLGLGHGDLQPWLNARPEVATALLRAVARRLRKTNDQMSDLVFSDVPGRVARALLDLSRRFGVQSEEGIHVVHDLTQEELAQLVGASRETVNKALADFAQRGWLRLEARAVILLDVERLAKRSR
- a CDS encoding prohibitin family protein, whose translation is MFVIAILLLIAAVVLFFVARSQDSTGLKLGAVGAVVAGLFSLAVSMTYVISAYEVGVPVAFGKVGSPMTSGMHVKSPFTDVTTFSTRPVDLNLSDKDVVEVRSSQGGVMYAEVTVKWAVVPSKSVELYKLAGSEDAIQQRLVYPDSREIVRNVFARYTSEQGYASDREKINAEIGSLIKERLVPRGIDVTTVNLRNVKPSDSLQGQIDRKIQQQQATERALEAARTAQAESDRRRIEAEGIARANKILNNSLTDKVLMNQCIDAFKEAAAKNAIYTVPCGNGGSAPVIVDGSKR
- a CDS encoding MBL fold metallo-hydrolase; its protein translation is MSDAAALPGQPRGLVVSGPATARAVNVLAPNASAMTLDGTNTWLLSEPGSDLAVVVDPGPLDEGHLRHVVETAEKLGKRVALTLLTHGHPDHAEGAGRFAELTRTAVRSLDPALRLGDEGLGAGEVVSVGGLELRVVPTPGHTSDSLSFHLPADRAVLTGDTILGRGTTMVAHPDGRLGDYLDSLRRLRSLTVDDGVHTVLPGHGPVLEDAQGAVEFYLAHRANRLAQVESAVESGHRTAAEVVAHVYADVDRSLWPAAELSVRAQLEYLRERGLA
- a CDS encoding NUDIX hydrolase, which codes for MSNAQPNGQWYPPEWPDRIRALAAGELTPVSPRRAATVLLLRDGAAGPDVHMLRRRASMAFAGGAYAYPGGGVDPRDEQPVRWAGPSLAVWAARLGFDEGDAAQAQAVVCAAVRETYEEAGVLLAGETAETVVGDTTGEDWERDREALVARELSFADFLDRRGLVLRSDLLGAWARWITPEFEQRRYDTWFFVAALPAGQRTRNASTEADRTVWIRPADAAAGYDRGELTMMPPTISTLRALEPYGTAAEALEAAGAQDMTPVLAQARLEGDELVLSWPGHEEFTKIIPAGGA
- a CDS encoding RidA family protein — translated: MSGAVEARLAELGLTLPEVVPPLAAYQPAVQSGVYVYTSGQLPMVAGKLSVTGKVGDEVTAEEAKQLAATCALNALAAVKSVAGDLDRIKRVVKVVGFVASASDFTGQPGVINGASELLGAVLGDKGVHARSAVGVAVLPLDAPVEVEVQVELVEA
- a CDS encoding DUF4177 domain-containing protein, giving the protein MTKWEYVTVPLLVHATKQILDTWGEDGWELVQVVPGPNNPEQLVAYLKRAKS